A section of the Pristiophorus japonicus isolate sPriJap1 unplaced genomic scaffold, sPriJap1.hap1 HAP1_SCAFFOLD_100, whole genome shotgun sequence genome encodes:
- the LOC139241244 gene encoding probable G-protein coupled receptor 139 has protein sequence MYQQNGYYTKASYFQEPIVKAVHYVVSRPCQESPDRMRVPLTAYPFSWLPPILQAVMIYYPIIAAIGIPANVVTIVILSRGKCGLSRCITRYLVAMAAADLLVIITDVILVRINDYYFPTTFLHMTPVCSFLRTLMRAVTDISVWLTIAFTFDRFVTICCQKLRTKYCTEKTAALVIGTVCLLFCIKNIPWFFIYEPIITIDNVPWGCIAKPEYYTVTAWVTFGWINRCLNPLLPIFLILLLNALTVGYILAASRVRRRLRSSKNDVNHNDPETQNRRKSIILLFAISGNFILLWTTYVVFFLLMRITNQYYHTGYNDPMHIADYTSYMLLLLNCCTNTCIYAVTQTKFRDELKNGLKYPLRIIYKLVQQRKV, from the exons ATGTACCAGCAAAATGG GTATTACACAAAG GCTTCGTACTTCCAAGAACCAATTGTAAAGGCAGTGCATTATGTAGTCTCAAGACCA TGCCAAGAGTCACCAGACAGAATGAGAGTTCCGTTAACTGCctatccattttcctggttaccACCAATTCTACAGGCagtaatgatttactatccgattatagcagccattggaatccccg ctaatgtggtgacgattgtgatcctgtcccggggaaagtgcggtctctccagatgtatcactcgctaccttgtggccatggcagcagcggatctactggtcattatcactgatgtgatactggttcggattaatgattattatttcccgactaccttcctgcacatgacacctgtgtgttctttcctccgaacgctgatgcgtgcagtcaccgatatttctgtctggttaacaatcgctttcactttcgatcgttttgttaccatttgttgccagaagctgaggactaaatattgcaccgagaaaactgcagccctggttataggaaccgtgtgcctgttgttctgtataaaaaacatcccctggttctttatatatgaacccatcattacaatcgacaatgtaccctggggctgtattgcaaaacccgagtattacactgtaactgcttgggtaacatttggctggattaaccgctgtttaaacccactgctcccaatattcctgatattgctgctcaatgctctgactgtaggatacattttggcggccagtagagtccgcaggaggctgaggagcagcaagaatgatgtgaatcacaatgatccggagacGCAGAACCGAAGAAAATCCATCATCTTACTAttcgctatatccggtaacttcatactgctctggacaACCTATGTGGTATTTTTCTTATTAATGCGAATTACAAACCAGTATTATCATACAGGTTACAATGACCCGATGCATATTGCAGACTAtaccagctacatgctgctgcttttgaactgctgtacaaacacgtgtatttatgcagtaacccagactaaattcagagatgagctgaaaaatgggttgaagtatcctctgagaataatataTAAGTTAGTTCAGCAAAGGAAAGTTtag